The genomic region CACCCGCAACGAGAGCGTCTCGCCACGTACCAGTCGAGCCGGGACTGCCCAGGAGATAACCCCAATTTCGATCACGAGCACCGGTACCGAAGGCTGGATGATCGTCCCGAGCAGCAAGACCAACAGCAACGCTGGAATCGCAAGCACTGAATCCGCAACTCTCATCATCGTGGCATCGATCCACCCACCGAAATAACCCGCCAGCGCTCCCCACCAAGTACCGATGATCATCGCGACGATGGCAGCACCAATGCCCACCTCAAGGGCCGACTGGCCACCGGCCATCAGGCGTCCTAGGATGTCATAGCCGACGTCAGAGGTGCCAAGCAGGTGTGCTGCACTCGGCGCTTGATTCGCTTGAGCGAGCACAGTAGTCACCTGGTTGGTCCGATAGATGAGAGGACCCACGAAGCTAAACAGCACCAGAAAGATCACGATCACCGCGCCAACCACGGCGCTCTTTCGCCGCAGAAACCTTCGGTAACCGCGCCGAATCCCTGAGGGGCGTTC from Ferrimicrobium sp. harbors:
- a CDS encoding ABC transporter permease, giving the protein MNYEPLVTATDQTVVEREQEEERPSGIRRGYRRFLRRKSAVVGAVIVIFLVLFSFVGPLIYRTNQVTTVLAQANQAPSAAHLLGTSDVGYDILGRLMAGGQSALEVGIGAAIVAMIIGTWWGALAGYFGGWIDATMMRVADSVLAIPALLLVLLLGTIIQPSVPVLVIEIGVISWAVPARLVRGETLSLRVREFVEASKGAGASSRWIVARHLIPNVIGVVIVQTTLSIANSIALFAVISYLGLGPPVPATNWGAMLSNGLNFVYDGYWWEIYPAGIAIVLAVVAFNFIGEGLRDTLESRE